In one Juglans regia cultivar Chandler chromosome 11, Walnut 2.0, whole genome shotgun sequence genomic region, the following are encoded:
- the LOC108984946 gene encoding heavy metal-associated isoprenylated plant protein 28-like — protein sequence METVELKVDMVGIHEKRLRKCLSKLKGIEKVEVDANSHKVVVTGYAHRNKILKAVRRGGLKADFWSAQNELLSAYASASYGSLRFNNFNLF from the exons ATGGAG ACTGTAGAATTGAAGGTGGATATGGTCGGCATACATGAGAAAAGATTGAGGAAATGCTTGTCAAAATTGAAAG GTATAGAGAAGGTGGAAGTTGATGCAAACAGTCATAAGGTGGTGGTCACAGGATATGCACATCGGAACAAAATCCTTAAAGCAGTAAGGAGAGGTGGTCTGAAAGCTGACTTCTGGTCTGCCCAAAATGAGCTTCTCAGTGCTTATGCCAGTGCCAGTTATGGAAGCTTGAGATTCAACAACTTCAACTTGTTTTAG
- the LOC108984948 gene encoding short-chain dehydrogenase/reductase family 42E member 1 — MHLSENEGIEGNTFVVTGGLGFVGSALCLELVRRGARQVRAFDLRTSSPWSQHLSNRGVHCIQGDVVRKKDVDRALRGADCVFHLASYGMSGKEMLQFGRVDEVNINGTCHILDACLEYGIKRLVYVSTYNVVFGGKEIVNGNEALPYFPLDDHVDPYGRSKSIAEQFVLKNNGRPFKKKDGNCLYTCAIRPAAIYGPGEERHLPRIVSLAKLGLLPFKIGETRVKTDWIYVDNLVLALILASMGLLDDIPGKERHPVAAGQPYFVSDGSPVNTFEFIQPLLRSLDYDLPKASLSVSLALRLGKIFWAVYTILYPWLHRWWLPQPLILPAEVYKVGVTHYFSFLKAKEELGYVPMVTPREGMSATISYWQERKKKTLDGPSIYAWLVCVIGMSILFCAAFLPDIGPVPLFRAISLTFLRSMRTVRLVFLLSAAAHVSEAIYAWYLAKRVDPANSRGWFWQTCVLGFFSLRLLLKRARK; from the exons atgcatTTGAGCGAGAATGAAGGAATCGAAGGAAACACCTTCGTGGTGACCGGTGGGCTCGGATTCGTGGGGTCCGCGCTCTGCTTGGAGCTTGTGAGAAGAGGTGCTCGCCAGGTCCGAGCCTTTGACCTCCGCACCTCATCCCCTTGGTCCCAGCATCTCAGCAACCGTGGCGTCCACTGCATCCAGG GGGATGTTGTCCGAAAAAAGGATGTTGATAGAGCTCTGCGTGGTGCGGATTGCGTTTTCCACCTGGCTTCATACGGCATGTCCGGGAAAGAAATGCTACAATTTGGTCGCGTCGATGAGGTCAACATAAATGGAACCTGTCATATCTTGGACGCTTGCCTCGAGTATGGGATCAAAAGGCTTGTTTATGTGAGCACGTACAACGTTGTATTCGGGGGAAAGGAGATTGTGAATGGCAATGAGGCCTTACCTTATTTCCCATTGGATGATCACGTTGATCCATATGGACGTAGTAAATCAATTGCGGAACAGTTTGTTTTGAAGAACAATGGTCGTCCTTTTAa GAAAAAGGACGGAAATTGTCTTTATACCTGTGCTATTCGTCCAGCTGCTATCTATGGACCAGGTGAAGAAAGACACCTGCCAAGGATAGTATCCCTAGCAAAGTTAGGTCTGCTGCCATTCAAAATTGGTGAAACAAGAGTAAAAACAGACTGGATTTATGTGGATAACCTTGTACTTGCACTAATATTGGCAAGCATGGGACTGTTGGATGACATCCCGGGGAAAGAAAGACATCCTGTTGCTGCTGGCCAGCCATACTTCGTATCTGATG GCTCTCCGGTGAACACTTTTGAATTCATCCAACCTCTGCTCAGAAGTTTGGATTATGACCTGCCAAAAGCTTCCTTGTCTGTTTCCCTTGCACTTCGGCTAGGGAAGATTTTCTGGGCAGTCTATACGATATTGTATCCATGGTTGCATCGATGGTGGCTTCCTCAGCCATTGATCCTTCCTGCTGAAGTATACAAG GTTGGTGTTACCCATTATTTCTCCTTCCTTAAAGCAAAGGAGGAGCTTGGCTATGTTCCAATGGTTACTCCTCGAGAGGGCATGTCTGCAACCATATCTTATTGgcaagagagaaagaagaaaactctTGATGGGCCTTCTATATATGCGTGGCTAGTCTGTGTTATTGGAATGAGCATACTGTTCTGTGCTGCTTTCCTACCAGACATAGGACCTGTGCCACTCTTCAGAGCTATCAGTCTTACCTTCTTACGGTCAATGAGGACAGTAAGGTTGGTGTTTCTTCTCTCGGCAGCAGCACACGTCAGTGAGGCCATATACGCATGGTACCTTGCAAAAAGGGTGGATCCCGCAAATTCAAGAGGGTGGTTTTGGCAGACTTGTGTCCTTGGGTTCTTTTCATTGCGTTTGCTGCTGAAGAGAGCTAGGAAATAA